Proteins found in one Subtercola endophyticus genomic segment:
- a CDS encoding helix-turn-helix domain-containing protein: MRSRKEHQIPAITEALDLQTLQLGAAIRASRLSKSMTLVELARLSNLSHPFLSQLERGHARPSMTSLERIARALETSQLDLLAGAAESGVGVGGAGAGGTVAGSPSATAGVESTASTLIRAAEGTRGPYAEGQGRLLVDARAKFQPMEFCGQNQTFGDFYRHAEDEFITVIDGEIVVDLDEAGLNTLAAGDSLYFVGGTAHRWRSATPSPYRLLIVKQRFTPGQNGVPARVTLWSKAETAATFAPATSFETVPADETVPADEWSPAVETPPSFETVPAVGIGHRRAE; the protein is encoded by the coding sequence GTGAGGTCTCGAAAGGAGCACCAGATTCCCGCCATCACCGAAGCGCTCGATCTGCAGACGCTGCAACTCGGCGCGGCCATTCGTGCGTCACGGCTCTCGAAGTCGATGACGCTGGTCGAATTGGCGCGGCTGTCGAACCTCTCGCATCCGTTTCTCTCGCAGCTGGAGCGGGGGCACGCGCGGCCGAGCATGACGTCGCTCGAGCGCATCGCGCGGGCGCTTGAAACCAGCCAGCTCGACCTGCTCGCCGGTGCGGCAGAGAGTGGCGTGGGGGTCGGTGGTGCGGGCGCCGGCGGCACGGTTGCTGGTTCGCCGTCTGCTACGGCCGGGGTCGAGTCGACGGCATCGACGCTGATTCGAGCCGCCGAGGGCACCCGCGGGCCGTATGCCGAGGGGCAGGGGCGGCTGCTGGTGGATGCCCGGGCGAAGTTTCAGCCCATGGAGTTCTGCGGGCAGAACCAGACCTTCGGCGATTTCTACCGGCACGCCGAAGACGAGTTCATCACCGTGATCGACGGAGAGATCGTGGTCGATCTCGACGAGGCGGGGCTGAATACGCTGGCCGCCGGCGACTCGTTGTATTTCGTCGGCGGAACCGCGCACCGCTGGCGGTCGGCGACGCCGAGTCCGTACCGGCTGCTGATCGTGAAGCAGCGCTTCACGCCGGGGCAGAACGGCGTGCCCGCGCGGGTGACGCTCTGGAGCAAGGCGGAGACGGCGGCCACGTTCGCTCCGGCGACGTCGTTCGAGACGGTGCCCGCGGACGAGACGGTGCCGGCGGACGAGTGGTCGCCAGCGGTCGAGACGCCGCCGTCGTTCGAGACGGTGCCCGCAGTGGGCATCGGGCACCGACGCGCCGAATGA
- a CDS encoding amidohydrolase family protein, with translation MSRLPLRLSLLQNATLADGSTCDVSLASGLVTGISPANSTPPQPGSTLDLTGFLLLTAPAEPHAHLDKALSWDAINPPMGDLVSAIMAWREYAATMTTESIAERARAAALLALRQGTTAIRSHVDILLSSDPLRGVKALLQVRDELRGLIDIELVALASSDAPDADIEAAIDLGVDLVGGAPHLAPDPSADLQRLLRIAERKGVGVDIHTDEGLGGPLTLGELATAVRDWPADRNRSAGHCVRLGTLEAAELGEVLTEVKAGDVGIISLPITNLYLQGWEHPVATPRGLTAIRAVLDAGIRFAAGADNVRDPFNPVGRSDALETASLLVTAGHLTLDEAYTAISDGARSVMALPLAGVAVGAAAELLAVRGVSLSDVIANGSADRYVIHAGNLVAQSSVSYDVAEPSLLTAPPVLHPSLNETEVMLS, from the coding sequence ATGAGCCGCCTGCCCCTGCGCTTGAGCCTTCTGCAGAACGCAACACTCGCCGACGGATCGACCTGCGACGTCTCCCTCGCGAGCGGTCTCGTGACCGGCATTTCGCCGGCGAATTCCACTCCTCCGCAGCCCGGCAGCACCCTCGACCTCACCGGCTTTCTGCTGCTGACGGCCCCTGCCGAACCGCATGCCCACCTCGACAAGGCCCTCTCGTGGGACGCGATCAACCCCCCGATGGGCGACCTGGTCTCGGCCATCATGGCCTGGCGCGAGTACGCCGCCACGATGACCACCGAATCGATCGCCGAGCGCGCCCGGGCCGCAGCACTCCTTGCGCTGAGACAGGGCACCACCGCCATTCGAAGCCACGTCGACATTCTGCTGAGCAGCGATCCGCTGCGAGGAGTGAAGGCTCTGCTTCAGGTTCGGGATGAACTGCGAGGCCTCATCGACATCGAACTCGTCGCGCTAGCGAGCTCCGACGCACCCGACGCCGACATCGAAGCGGCCATCGACCTCGGCGTCGACCTGGTCGGCGGCGCCCCTCATCTCGCGCCCGACCCCAGTGCCGATCTGCAGCGGTTGCTGCGCATCGCGGAACGCAAGGGCGTCGGCGTCGACATCCATACCGACGAAGGCCTTGGCGGTCCGCTCACCCTGGGCGAGCTGGCGACCGCCGTGCGCGACTGGCCGGCGGACCGCAACCGCAGCGCCGGGCACTGCGTGCGTCTCGGCACGCTCGAAGCCGCTGAACTCGGCGAGGTTCTGACCGAGGTGAAGGCGGGCGACGTCGGCATCATCAGCCTGCCGATCACCAACCTCTACCTGCAGGGCTGGGAACACCCGGTGGCCACCCCGCGTGGGCTCACGGCTATTCGCGCCGTGCTCGATGCGGGCATCCGGTTCGCCGCCGGCGCCGACAACGTGCGCGATCCGTTCAACCCGGTCGGTCGCAGCGACGCGCTCGAGACCGCTTCACTGCTCGTCACGGCCGGTCATCTCACCCTCGACGAGGCGTACACCGCCATCAGCGACGGTGCCCGATCGGTGATGGCGCTGCCTCTGGCCGGCGTCGCCGTCGGAGCGGCCGCCGAACTGCTGGCCGTTCGCGGCGTCTCGCTCTCTGATGTCATCGCCAACGGCTCCGCCGACCGCTATGTGATCCACGCCGGCAACCTGGTTGCCCAGAGCTCGGTGTCGTACGACGTCGCCGAGCCCTCGCTGCTTACCGCCCCTCCCGTGCTCCACCCGTCTCTCAACGAAACCGAGGTGATGCTGTCGTGA
- a CDS encoding ABC transporter ATP-binding protein, translating into MTVTAPAPTNTQTSATDVLLDFSNVEMTFPDGTIALHGVDLVVKRGEFVTVVGPSGCGKSTLLRIASGLETASNGVAEVGTDRIGYVFQDATLLPWRNVTANVELLAELHGETKKDRAAKAREAIELVGLGGFEKHLPKALSGGMKMRASLARSLTLDPELFLFDEPFGALDEITRERLNDELIGLFNAKQFAGLFITHSVSEAVYMSTKVVVMSGRPGTIVETFDVPFPPTRDPEVRFTPEFAALVGEVSHALRKGHGHS; encoded by the coding sequence GTGACCGTCACAGCACCCGCACCAACCAACACGCAGACATCGGCAACCGATGTACTGCTCGACTTCTCGAATGTCGAGATGACCTTTCCCGATGGCACGATCGCGTTGCACGGGGTCGATCTGGTCGTCAAGCGCGGTGAGTTCGTCACCGTGGTCGGCCCCTCGGGCTGCGGCAAGAGCACGCTGTTGCGCATCGCATCAGGGCTCGAAACCGCGTCGAACGGCGTCGCCGAGGTCGGCACAGACCGCATCGGGTACGTGTTCCAGGATGCGACACTGCTGCCCTGGCGCAACGTGACCGCTAACGTCGAACTGCTGGCCGAACTGCACGGCGAGACGAAAAAAGACCGCGCTGCGAAGGCACGAGAGGCCATCGAGCTGGTGGGCCTCGGCGGCTTCGAGAAGCACCTGCCCAAGGCGCTCTCTGGCGGAATGAAGATGCGCGCCTCGCTCGCCCGCTCCCTGACGCTCGACCCGGAGCTCTTCTTGTTCGACGAGCCGTTCGGCGCCCTCGACGAGATCACTCGCGAGCGCCTCAACGACGAACTCATCGGGCTTTTCAATGCCAAGCAGTTCGCCGGGCTGTTCATCACACATTCCGTCTCTGAGGCGGTCTACATGTCGACGAAGGTCGTGGTGATGTCGGGCCGACCGGGCACGATCGTCGAGACATTCGACGTTCCGTTTCCGCCCACTCGCGATCCGGAGGTGCGATTCACTCCCGAATTCGCTGCGCTGGTCGGAGAGGTTTCTCACGCCCTCCGGAAAGGACACGGCCACTCATGA
- a CDS encoding ABC transporter permease has translation MTTISNETTVGDGIDNIEGHPTPELPATLSTTPAKKRKRGLSRWLPPVLVFLGIVVVWYIISLFVLDPHLRFLLPLPQDILFKGFLDPLSFNALIVALYQTIIVAMLGLAIAIVIGVIWAIAMSQAKWVERSLFPYAVILQCIPILALVPLIGFWFGYEFPSRVLVCVMIALFPMVNNTLFGLQSVDKGHKELFKLQGASRWTTLGKLSLPAALPAIFAGMRISAGLAVVGAIVGDQFFRRGTPGLGILISNYSSRLQGEQLFATIITAALFGVVVFWLFGLLGRRAVGKWYDFT, from the coding sequence ATGACCACCATCTCGAACGAAACGACCGTGGGCGACGGCATCGATAACATCGAAGGCCACCCGACTCCCGAACTGCCCGCAACGCTCTCGACGACACCCGCCAAGAAAAGGAAGCGCGGCCTCTCGCGCTGGCTGCCACCAGTTCTCGTCTTTCTCGGCATCGTCGTCGTCTGGTACATCATCAGCCTCTTCGTGCTCGACCCGCATCTGCGCTTCTTGCTGCCTCTACCCCAAGACATCCTCTTCAAGGGGTTCCTCGACCCGCTTTCGTTCAACGCGCTGATTGTCGCGCTGTACCAGACCATCATCGTCGCCATGCTCGGGCTTGCGATCGCCATCGTGATCGGTGTCATCTGGGCGATCGCCATGTCGCAGGCGAAATGGGTGGAACGCTCGCTGTTCCCGTACGCGGTGATTCTGCAGTGCATCCCGATCCTCGCGCTCGTTCCGCTCATCGGATTCTGGTTCGGCTACGAGTTCCCCTCGCGCGTTCTGGTCTGTGTGATGATCGCGTTGTTCCCGATGGTGAACAACACTCTTTTCGGTCTGCAGTCGGTCGACAAGGGCCACAAAGAACTCTTCAAGCTGCAGGGCGCCAGCCGCTGGACCACGCTCGGCAAACTCTCGCTGCCCGCCGCGCTGCCCGCCATCTTCGCCGGCATGCGCATCTCAGCAGGTCTCGCCGTCGTCGGTGCGATCGTCGGCGACCAGTTCTTTCGCCGGGGAACACCGGGCCTGGGCATTCTGATCAGCAACTACAGTTCACGCCTGCAAGGTGAGCAGTTGTTCGCGACCATCATCACCGCTGCCCTGTTCGGCGTCGTCGTCTTCTGGCTGTTCGGCCTGCTCGGCCGGCGCGCCGTCGGCAAGTGGTACGACTTCACCTAA
- a CDS encoding ABC transporter substrate-binding protein: MHKRSKRVAFAGGLAVLSMVALAACSSGSSTSTPAATAASGGVDLAAAGCPATVVIQTDWNPEAEHGHLYQMLGPNPTIDANKKSVSGPLYADGAPTGVNLEIRSGGPAIGFQTVTSQMYADTSITLGYVTTDEAVQLSADQPTTAVFAPLDKTPLMIMWDPTTYPNVKTIADLGKQLQPGKVVRYFGGSAYMDYLTSSGILSKSQVDGSYDGTPASFVADQGASGQQGFASAEPYQYQYEVPAWGKAVNYQTLNDAGYPVYASAVSVRTADVSTLSSCLTKLVPIMQQAEVDYFANPAPVNSLILNLVTQFNTGWVYSQGMADYSVKTQVDKGIVGNGDNSTLGDMDTARVQKIIDIDTPIYAAGGKAVKAGLTPADIFTNQFIDTSIGMK, from the coding sequence ATGCACAAACGTTCGAAGAGGGTCGCCTTCGCCGGCGGCCTCGCCGTTCTCAGCATGGTGGCCCTGGCCGCCTGTAGCTCGGGCTCGTCGACCAGCACTCCGGCCGCGACTGCCGCCTCCGGTGGGGTCGACCTCGCCGCAGCCGGATGCCCGGCCACTGTCGTGATTCAGACCGACTGGAACCCCGAGGCCGAACACGGTCACCTGTACCAGATGCTCGGCCCGAACCCGACGATCGACGCCAACAAGAAGTCGGTCTCCGGACCCCTCTACGCTGACGGCGCCCCCACCGGTGTCAACCTCGAGATCCGCTCGGGCGGCCCGGCCATCGGGTTCCAGACGGTGACCAGCCAGATGTACGCCGACACCAGCATCACCCTCGGCTACGTCACCACCGACGAAGCGGTTCAGCTCTCGGCCGACCAGCCCACCACGGCCGTCTTCGCTCCGCTCGACAAGACGCCGCTCATGATCATGTGGGACCCGACCACCTACCCGAACGTCAAGACCATCGCCGACTTGGGCAAGCAGCTCCAGCCCGGCAAGGTCGTTCGCTACTTCGGCGGCTCGGCGTACATGGACTACTTGACCAGTTCGGGCATCCTGAGCAAGAGCCAGGTCGACGGCAGCTATGACGGCACCCCGGCGAGCTTCGTGGCCGACCAGGGAGCGTCGGGCCAGCAGGGCTTCGCGAGCGCTGAGCCCTACCAGTACCAGTACGAGGTGCCGGCCTGGGGCAAGGCCGTCAACTACCAGACGCTGAACGATGCCGGTTACCCGGTCTACGCTTCAGCAGTCTCGGTTCGCACCGCCGATGTGTCGACGCTCTCGAGCTGCCTCACCAAGCTGGTTCCGATCATGCAGCAGGCCGAGGTCGACTACTTCGCGAACCCCGCGCCGGTCAACTCGCTGATCTTGAACCTGGTCACCCAGTTCAACACCGGCTGGGTCTACTCGCAGGGCATGGCCGACTACTCGGTCAAGACCCAGGTCGACAAGGGAATCGTCGGCAACGGCGACAACTCGACGCTCGGCGACATGGACACGGCTCGCGTTCAGAAGATCATCGACATCGACACGCCGATCTACGCGGCTGGTGGAAAAGCGGTGAAGGCCGGGCTCACTCCTGCCGACATCTTCACCAACCAGTTCATCGACACCTCGATCGGAATGAAGTAA
- a CDS encoding SDR family NAD(P)-dependent oxidoreductase — protein sequence MTTTPPVTNARLQGKRIIVTGGARGIGASIAARVAADGADVVILDLLEEQGVATAERIGGRFLRVDLSDEADARGQVGAAINTLGGVDVLINNAGILRFSPLLDISVADWDAMFTINTRSMLLTTQVAAKWMIGAGRPGKIINMASMGGKSGGAGQAHYAASKAAVIALTRVTALELGCESITANCICPGYVLTEMGAATRTAEDIAEWSSYSPLGRLAEPDDVAGVAAFLASADADYLTGQAFNVTGGMIMH from the coding sequence ATGACCACGACTCCGCCGGTGACGAATGCGCGCCTTCAGGGCAAGCGCATCATCGTCACCGGCGGGGCCCGTGGCATCGGTGCCTCCATCGCCGCCCGCGTGGCGGCCGACGGCGCCGACGTCGTGATTCTCGACCTGCTCGAAGAGCAAGGCGTCGCCACCGCCGAGCGAATCGGTGGCCGTTTTCTGCGTGTCGACCTCAGCGACGAAGCGGATGCCCGCGGTCAAGTCGGCGCGGCCATCAACACGCTCGGCGGGGTCGACGTGCTCATCAACAATGCGGGCATCCTGCGCTTCTCCCCCTTGCTCGACATCTCGGTGGCGGACTGGGATGCGATGTTCACCATCAACACCCGCTCGATGCTGCTCACCACCCAGGTGGCGGCGAAGTGGATGATCGGGGCTGGCCGCCCCGGCAAGATCATCAATATGGCGAGCATGGGCGGCAAGTCCGGCGGGGCGGGCCAAGCGCACTACGCCGCCTCGAAGGCCGCCGTCATCGCCCTCACCCGGGTCACCGCCCTCGAACTCGGCTGCGAGTCGATCACCGCCAACTGCATCTGCCCCGGTTACGTCTTGACCGAGATGGGAGCAGCAACCCGCACCGCAGAAGACATCGCCGAATGGAGCAGTTACTCGCCCCTCGGGCGCTTGGCCGAACCCGACGACGTGGCCGGAGTCGCGGCTTTTCTCGCCTCCGCAGACGCCGACTACCTCACCGGGCAGGCCTTTAACGTCACCGGCGGAATGATCATGCACTGA
- a CDS encoding creatininase family protein: MSRNLVELSSIAAVEALRHDSVIVLPTGAIEHHGPHLPLSTDFLVAEESAKAAVDLAAEAGVNAWLLPGLAYTKSDEHHWAPGTVWLSWETLMQTIVEIGESIAQTPCTRLVFYNGHGGNVALLQVACRELRRRFGLQTFLIGGGMPANGGAKSGENEFGLGIHGGHVETSVVLHLRPELVDMSRAVRSVPEHLLDYQYVGFGKPVSFGWVSNDFSPGGVIGDPTEATAEFGKAHFEANVAQAAAALAEIAVFSPAPTNARIGFSPAPVVESPPAPPKRIGFSAV, encoded by the coding sequence ATGTCACGCAACCTCGTCGAGCTCTCTAGCATCGCCGCCGTCGAGGCACTGCGCCACGACTCGGTGATTGTGCTGCCCACTGGCGCCATCGAACACCACGGCCCCCATCTGCCGCTCTCGACCGACTTTCTCGTCGCCGAAGAGTCGGCGAAGGCCGCCGTCGACCTCGCTGCCGAGGCCGGAGTGAACGCCTGGCTGCTGCCGGGCCTCGCCTATACCAAGTCCGACGAGCACCACTGGGCTCCGGGTACCGTCTGGCTGAGCTGGGAGACGCTCATGCAGACCATCGTCGAGATCGGCGAATCCATCGCACAGACGCCCTGCACCCGGCTCGTTTTCTACAACGGCCACGGCGGCAACGTCGCCCTGCTGCAGGTCGCCTGCCGCGAGCTACGGCGCCGGTTCGGTCTGCAGACCTTTCTCATCGGCGGCGGCATGCCGGCCAACGGCGGCGCGAAGTCGGGTGAGAACGAGTTCGGTCTCGGTATCCACGGCGGCCACGTCGAGACCAGCGTCGTGCTGCATCTGCGCCCAGAACTCGTCGATATGAGCCGTGCGGTACGCAGCGTGCCCGAGCATTTGCTCGACTACCAGTACGTCGGCTTCGGCAAACCCGTCAGCTTCGGCTGGGTCAGCAACGATTTCTCGCCCGGCGGGGTCATCGGCGACCCGACCGAGGCCACGGCCGAATTCGGCAAGGCGCATTTCGAAGCGAACGTGGCCCAGGCGGCTGCCGCTCTCGCCGAGATCGCCGTCTTCAGCCCGGCGCCGACAAACGCGCGCATCGGTTTCAGCCCGGCCCCCGTTGTCGAATCGCCCCCCGCCCCGCCCAAACGCATCGGCTTCAGCGCGGTCTGA
- a CDS encoding FAD-binding oxidoreductase, which translates to MTDHTPDIDALAAELRELLGDRAVTTELRAREKASVDGAYLSPILAEQLPLGLADLVAFPTSAEQIAETIGAAVRHHVPITPRGKGTGNYGQGIPMQGGLVLDMSKARGVIEVGDGFITVEAGTPMVMIEQAANAAGQQILMYPSTAQSTIGGFLSGGSGGTGSIKHGSNHIGFVRALDVVHAVPDARLIHVEGTAAEPYVHTYGTLGIIARATLQLEPLQNWRGLYASFDTFDDALSVIREIGLLEPTPRLVSADLPVLANALPDDPAIPKDRASLRAILDADTVEAASALIFGAGGRIEDVREGAAASMKISMLSYNHPIEWLQKSDPGKYFHVEVAGDALVERIDEVHAIYNGGMLHIEAQHGRPIGMLAGIYESKEQVYAGFDALAAIGVGSHNPHHWEVDHEVERTRRLAADTDPEGLFNPGKLPAEGVAPVAGAGKVT; encoded by the coding sequence ATGACCGACCACACCCCCGACATCGACGCTCTCGCGGCTGAACTGCGCGAACTCCTCGGCGACAGAGCCGTCACCACCGAGCTCCGGGCGCGCGAGAAGGCCTCGGTCGACGGCGCCTACCTCTCCCCGATTCTCGCCGAGCAGTTGCCGCTCGGTCTCGCCGACCTGGTGGCCTTTCCTACCTCCGCCGAACAGATCGCCGAGACCATCGGTGCGGCGGTGCGCCACCACGTGCCGATCACGCCGCGGGGCAAGGGCACGGGCAACTACGGCCAGGGCATCCCGATGCAGGGCGGCCTCGTGCTCGACATGTCGAAAGCGCGCGGCGTCATCGAGGTGGGCGACGGCTTCATCACCGTCGAGGCCGGCACCCCCATGGTCATGATCGAACAGGCGGCGAACGCGGCCGGCCAGCAGATTCTGATGTACCCCTCGACCGCGCAGTCCACCATCGGCGGTTTTCTCTCCGGCGGCTCGGGCGGCACGGGGTCGATCAAACACGGCTCGAACCACATCGGTTTCGTTCGCGCCCTCGACGTGGTGCACGCGGTTCCGGATGCTCGGCTCATCCATGTCGAAGGCACCGCCGCTGAGCCCTACGTTCACACCTACGGAACGCTCGGCATCATCGCCAGAGCCACCCTGCAGCTCGAACCCCTGCAGAATTGGCGAGGACTCTACGCCAGCTTCGATACCTTCGACGACGCCCTCTCTGTCATCCGCGAGATCGGCCTGCTCGAGCCCACTCCACGGCTGGTCTCGGCCGACCTGCCCGTTCTGGCCAATGCCCTGCCCGACGACCCGGCGATTCCGAAAGACCGCGCGAGCCTGCGCGCGATTCTCGACGCCGACACCGTCGAGGCGGCCAGCGCGCTGATCTTCGGCGCCGGCGGACGCATCGAAGACGTTCGCGAGGGAGCGGCCGCATCGATGAAGATCAGCATGCTTTCGTACAACCACCCCATCGAGTGGCTGCAGAAGAGCGACCCGGGAAAGTACTTTCACGTCGAGGTCGCCGGAGACGCCCTCGTCGAGCGCATCGACGAGGTTCACGCGATCTACAACGGCGGAATGCTGCACATCGAAGCGCAGCACGGCCGGCCGATCGGAATGCTCGCGGGCATCTACGAGAGCAAAGAGCAGGTCTACGCGGGCTTCGACGCCCTGGCCGCCATCGGTGTCGGCTCCCACAACCCGCATCACTGGGAGGTCGATCACGAAGTCGAGCGCACTCGCCGTCTCGCCGCCGACACCGATCCCGAGGGCCTGTTCAACCCCGGCAAGCTGCCCGCCGAGGGAGTCGCTCCGGTCGCGGGCGCCGGAAAGGTGACCTGA
- a CDS encoding pyridoxamine 5'-phosphate oxidase family protein, whose protein sequence is MTAPYLDELAEWLPANDVPARPLIALSTISPDGYPDTRHVLLSEYTDERFSFHTDARSRKLAQLEFAPRASFAVAWPELGRQLIVVGDVEAVTDEEAQRVYQHRSYYLQVLAWLNDAEYAALPLAERQRIWAEFEAEHPVGTLTPPPTWAGTAIRPRRVTLWHGRPDAASRRTEYTRADDGTWLTTILPG, encoded by the coding sequence GTGACAGCGCCTTACCTCGACGAGCTCGCCGAGTGGCTGCCCGCGAACGACGTGCCGGCCAGGCCGCTGATCGCGCTCTCGACGATCTCGCCCGACGGTTACCCCGACACCCGGCACGTGCTGCTGAGCGAGTACACCGACGAGCGGTTCTCCTTTCATACAGATGCCCGCTCCCGCAAACTCGCTCAACTCGAGTTCGCCCCCCGTGCGTCGTTCGCCGTCGCATGGCCCGAGCTCGGGCGTCAGCTGATCGTCGTCGGCGATGTCGAGGCGGTCACTGACGAAGAAGCGCAGCGCGTCTACCAGCACCGCTCGTACTACCTACAGGTGCTGGCCTGGCTGAACGATGCCGAGTACGCGGCCCTGCCCCTGGCCGAACGGCAGCGCATCTGGGCGGAGTTCGAGGCCGAGCATCCCGTTGGCACGCTCACCCCGCCGCCGACGTGGGCCGGCACAGCCATTCGACCGAGACGCGTCACCTTGTGGCACGGACGCCCCGACGCCGCGAGCCGCCGCACCGAATACACCCGCGCCGACGACGGAACGTGGTTGACCACGATTCTGCCCGGCTAG
- a CDS encoding methylenetetrahydrofolate reductase C-terminal domain-containing protein: MTGCSKETLSMKSAIDDFTCPKKMQFGPCGGVEFDGSCEVAPNRCVFLDAPTVRWPGEPVARGIQGRAGAAAPSSSGDTESGGAESVGARLRAVLGRRQIVVGDFPARALDVESARRCAEIMTRTVDAALSGDSGAQRVQFAPTYRAQLIQETGLAAFIGVNCRDRNRVAIEGELAGLAAVGVAAVHCVTGDHTLTGNRPDAQPVFDLDSTRVAALARASGHLVSVGEAPATPPTTHRAARLIEKVKAGADLAFVNHCGGAGPVERFIAEVRALEAAETQAEPQSDAPSHSPAGARQPVRFIACVPLVVDRGSAELLASFTTLVLPEGYLERILGARDVFAEGIAAAIDLSEELLALDGVVGVNLSGGPADGREEHFAEAMVLVAAGTRLRVFDDHGRV, from the coding sequence ATCACCGGTTGCAGCAAGGAGACGCTCTCGATGAAGTCCGCCATCGACGATTTCACCTGCCCGAAGAAGATGCAGTTCGGGCCGTGCGGCGGTGTGGAATTCGACGGTTCGTGCGAGGTGGCACCGAACCGCTGCGTGTTTCTGGATGCCCCGACGGTGCGGTGGCCGGGGGAGCCGGTTGCACGAGGGATCCAGGGCCGGGCTGGTGCGGCGGCGCCGAGTTCGTCGGGAGACACCGAATCCGGAGGCGCCGAATCGGTCGGAGCGCGGCTGCGCGCGGTGCTCGGCCGGCGTCAGATCGTGGTCGGTGACTTTCCGGCTCGGGCACTCGATGTCGAGTCGGCCAGGCGCTGCGCCGAGATCATGACGAGAACAGTGGATGCGGCGCTCTCGGGCGACTCCGGTGCGCAGCGGGTGCAATTCGCTCCGACGTATCGGGCTCAACTGATCCAAGAGACCGGGCTCGCCGCATTCATCGGCGTGAACTGCCGAGACCGCAATCGGGTGGCGATCGAGGGTGAGCTCGCGGGGCTGGCCGCCGTCGGTGTGGCCGCCGTGCACTGTGTCACGGGCGACCATACTCTCACCGGCAACAGGCCGGATGCCCAGCCGGTGTTCGACCTCGACTCCACGCGGGTCGCGGCTCTCGCCCGGGCATCCGGTCACCTGGTGTCGGTGGGGGAGGCCCCGGCCACTCCGCCCACGACGCATCGCGCGGCCCGGCTGATCGAGAAGGTCAAGGCGGGCGCCGATCTCGCATTCGTCAACCATTGCGGCGGGGCCGGACCGGTCGAGCGCTTCATCGCCGAGGTTCGCGCACTCGAGGCGGCCGAAACGCAGGCCGAACCGCAGTCCGATGCGCCCTCCCACTCGCCGGCCGGTGCGAGACAACCGGTGCGTTTCATCGCGTGTGTTCCGCTCGTCGTGGATCGCGGCAGTGCCGAGCTGCTCGCTTCGTTCACGACGCTCGTGCTGCCCGAGGGTTACCTCGAGCGCATTCTCGGCGCACGCGACGTCTTCGCTGAAGGCATTGCGGCGGCCATCGACCTGAGCGAAGAACTGCTCGCGCTCGATGGCGTGGTCGGAGTCAACCTGTCTGGGGGCCCGGCCGACGGGCGCGAAGAGCACTTCGCCGAAGCCATGGTGCTCGTGGCGGCTGGCACTCGACTGCGGGTGTTCGATGATCATGGGCGGGTCTAG